The genomic segment CCCCCCACGGCGCTCGAACCCGCGCGTCCGGTGGCCGTAGCTCCCGATGGCGCCGTCGTGCAGCTCCACGTCACGCCCGACGGCGTCACGCTGCGACGCTTCAGCGCAGCCGCGCGAGAGGCGAGCCGCCCATGACGCGCCGTGCGCTGGCCCTGGCCTTCGGCCTTCCTCTCGTGCTCCTCGGCGTGGCGACCGCCGCGCCCCCCACGATGTCGCGCAAGCAGATCATCGACCGCGCGGCGAGCGGCGTGGGCTGCAACTACGTCTGGGGGGGGAGCTGCTGGGACCCGAACAACAAGAGCTGGAAGGGCGCCGACTGCTCCGGTTACATGGGCAAGGTCTGGCAGGTCCCCGACGCCTCCCCCACGACGACCTGCACCCGCGCCTACACGACCTATCACTTCTACAACGAGACGACCCACTGGACGGGCATCAAGCGCGACGAGCTCCTCCCGGGCGACGGACTGGTCGTGCATGGCAGCGCGGGCAACCACGTGCTGCTCTACGCGGGCGGCGACAAGTGGGGCAAGATGCAGACCTACGAAGCGCTCAACCCGAGCACCGGGATCGTCAACACCACGCGCTTTATCGGACCCGAGCACAAGGCCATCCGCCGCAAGTACCTCACGACCGACGACGCGCAGCCGCCCACCACCACGCCGCCTCCCACCACCACGCCGCCTCCCGCTACCACGCCCGCGCTGGCGGCGCAGCTCGTCCGGCAGGGCGCCGAGGGGGCGTTCGCCGGACAGGGCGCCGCGTCCGCCTCGGTGTGCCCCGGCCAGAAGCTGCGACTCGTGGTGGAGCTGAAGAACACCGGGACCCTGACCTGGACCGATCAGGGCGGCGCCGACCCCGGCAAGGCGGTGCGCCTCGGTCACCGTGGCGGCGAGGTGCTGAGCAGCGAGACGCGCGTCAGCCTGAACCAGGCCAGCGACCGGGAGGTCCGCCCGGGCGAGACGGTGCGCTTCACGATCGAAGGAGCCGTGCCGACCGCCCCCGGCACCTACCGCACGGAGTGGCAGCTCATCAGCGAGCTGTCGGAGTGGTACGGACCGAAGGCCAGCCTGACCTTCGCCGTCACGCCGACGCCCCCCGGCGGCCAGTGCGCCGAGACGCCGATGCCCACGCAGGGGAGCGTCCCCGCACCCGCGACCTCGGCCCCCTCGCCCACGGCGTCGCAGGATACGGACCCGGCCCTCGCCGACCAGGCGAGCCCTGCGGGGCAGAGGGCCGTCGGCGGTTGCGCCGCGGTCGCGAACGCGCCCTCTCCGACGGCGCTTCCCATCGGGCTTCTGCTTTTCGCTGCGCTCATCCACGCCCGTCGCTCTCGCCGTCGCTCCGCGAAGACGCTATGATGGATACAGCCTCCGTTCATGAGTACCGACGAGCCGCTGGCTCACCACGTCGCTGAGCTCCGCCGCCTCCTCGCCGAGGCGCACGAGACCATTCGGCTGCTGCGCGGCGCGCAGGACCCCACGCCCGACCAGCAGGCCAACTGGACCCGCGAGATCAAGGAACGCAAGCGAGCCGAGCGACGGCTCGTAGCCCAGCTCGCCATCACCCGCACGCTCGCCGAGGCGAGCTCGCTCGACGACGCCGCCCGGGACGTCCTGCAGATCCTCTGCGAGACGCTCGGCTTCCGCTTCGGCGCGCTCTGGCTGCCCGAGGAGGGGCTGGACTGCCTGCGCTGCGCGC from the Deltaproteobacteria bacterium genome contains:
- a CDS encoding C40 family peptidase, with the translated sequence MTRRALALAFGLPLVLLGVATAAPPTMSRKQIIDRAASGVGCNYVWGGSCWDPNNKSWKGADCSGYMGKVWQVPDASPTTTCTRAYTTYHFYNETTHWTGIKRDELLPGDGLVVHGSAGNHVLLYAGGDKWGKMQTYEALNPSTGIVNTTRFIGPEHKAIRRKYLTTDDAQPPTTTPPPTTTPPPATTPALAAQLVRQGAEGAFAGQGAASASVCPGQKLRLVVELKNTGTLTWTDQGGADPGKAVRLGHRGGEVLSSETRVSLNQASDREVRPGETVRFTIEGAVPTAPGTYRTEWQLISELSEWYGPKASLTFAVTPTPPGGQCAETPMPTQGSVPAPATSAPSPTASQDTDPALADQASPAGQRAVGGCAAVANAPSPTALPIGLLLFAALIHARRSRRRSAKTL